GGACCTTTATTGTATTGCAAGGTTGCAGTAAGAACTAGAGCGTGTTTAGTTTGCAGAAAGATTGGACCCTGGGACTGGAATTCTGTCTCTTCTTCAAGGAGGCTTGGTCTCTCAGATGGGCTATATCCACAGGATTCCAAACTGTTGGCCTCTGGCCCTACACCCACCCAAGGCTTCCTATAAGAAGCTGAGCTGCTCTGCTTAATTTCAAGTCAAGACATACTGGTTGCGGCCAGGGCATACCCTGTCAcatggagggcagggccctgCGACTGGCAGCCCCACTAAAACCCCATGGGGGAAGGAGTTGCCTCACAGATAGTCCTGttcccaggagggaagggaggggcagaCAGATCAGCCAGCGCTCTCCACCCTGTCCCACCCGGCGGTCTGCCTCACAGCGTCAGCAGTCCCTCCAGGCCCGTCTGCCACTTCTGCCTGAAGGTAGGGTGCACCTCAAGGCTGAGCCAGTTTGCGTGGTCAAGACCAGAGTATTCCCTGGAGAGTGATGACGTCACAGAACTGGGGTTCCAGAAGGTGGGGGTGGCCCAGTACTCCCGCCATCTTTAGACAATGGAGAGCGGTGAGCAGGGCGGGGCTAAAGGGTAGTtcctgaggaagaggaggtgggacctggggccaGAGAAGGATAGGAGAGAGGTAAGCGTGGAGTGGGAAGGTGGGTGGGTGTGCACCTGCCGGAACCACTGTCTTCCCCAAGGGAACCCCAAGAGGGGGCTtcaggggcagagatggggcTCCCTGCTTTGTGAAGCTCAGTGATACCTGTCTCTGAAGGAACCTACTGAGTCAGGGCAGAATATGGTTGCACGGGACATGCTTATACTAAAAAAGTATTTGATGTTTGTCTGAAATTCTAAtgttaactgggcatcctgtaatTTTATTTGCTTAATCTGGCAACTCTAGGGTGGGAAAGAGAAGCAAAAGAATGGTTATAAGCACAGGCTGCTGTGAGTGAGTcttagaaaacagaacaaaacatccCTGAGGAAACAGGGCATCAGGGCAGCATCTTGTCCAAGCAGAAGCTGCCTGACTCATGAAGCCAGTGGGTAGAGGAACCCTCAGGGTCTAGTTTAAGgggaaagatacacacacacacacacacacatgcctcgTGCTAGAAATAGCCTCATTCTATGCTTTTGTGGCAGTGACCATTTTGAAGAATATAGGCCAGTTATTTTATAGGTTTTCCCTCAGGCTGGCTTTGTCTGATGTCCCCTCAAGGTTATGCATCCCTGAGCAGAATACTACGTAAGTGATGTGTTTCCTTCTCAGGGTATCCCATCCGGAGGCACGTAATCGCTCTGTGCCCCTCACTGGTGGTGTTAATTTTGATTACAAGGTCAAAATCCTGTCTGCTTTCTTCACTGTAGTGTCACTGTTTTTCTCATGCAACTAATATGCACTCTATGGGAGACACTTTAAGACCATTTCCATATCCCGTTCTTCATCAAGCATCCCACCACCTCGGATTTAGCATCTACTGATGATTTTTTCTTGCTCAAACTGACCTATGATGATTTCAGAATGGTGATTTTCCTACTTCTCATGACTACTTCCACATTATCACTCAATTTTATTGTTAGGAAGCGCACCCCCTTCATCCCCATTATGTATCTATTTGCCTATTTATTACTGTTAAGGACTCTCGGATTCTTATCTCAGTCAATGTGTTATTATCTGTcactatcattatttattttgatgatcaAGTTGTTCCAGATTAACTCGGAAACCATCATGCATTGGTTTCtcagatatgataccaaaaacacatgcaacaaaagaaaaaaaccaataaatCAGTCTTCAACAGCATTTAAAACTCTTGTGTCTCAAAGAATATTGTCAAGTAAGTGAAAAGTCAcagaatgtgaggaaatatttgcGAATCATTGTATCCGATAAGGttctaatatccagaatatataaagaacattaCAACTCgataaggaaaagacaaataatccaacTGAAAAAATGGGCacaggatctgaatagacattttcccaaagatatacaaatggctaatgagCACATGTAAAGATGATCAACATTATTAGCCATCAGGcatgtgcaaatcaaaaccacaatgtgacaCTACTTCATACCATTAGGATAGCTTtgatcaaaaagacagataaaaacAGTGTTGTtgaagatgtggaaaaattggaaactTTACAtactgctgataggaatgtaaaatggtgcagccactttggaagtccagcaattcctcaaaagtttaaactttaagtcactatgtgacccagcaattccacacttTGGTATATATCCCAAAGAATGGAAACATTTGTCCACACAAAAAActttacacaaatgttcatagcagcattattcataatagccagaaagtagaaacaactcaaatgtccataaaCTGATGAATACATAAACTAACTGTGGtatatctgtacaatggaatattattcagccatgaaaaggaaagaaatcctggtatatgctataacatggatgaaccctgaaaacattatgttaagtgaaagaagccagacacaaaaggccacactAAGTATGTGGCTTCATTTTTTGGAaacatccagaataggcaaagctctagagaTAGGaagtaggttagtggttgccatAGGCTGGAGGGAAgtggaatggggagtgactgctaatggatatGGGGTTTCTTTTCGGGTTGATGAGAATGCTCTAAAATTGACTGTTGTGCtagttgcacaattctgtgaaaatgaattgtacactttaaatgaattaactgtatggtatgtcaattatatattgtgaattacatctcaataaagctgttacccGAAAATGCTGTTCCAGATTTGCCCAGTGGGTACCCCTTTGAGCTGGCTCTCATGTCCATTTGACATGCCTCAGTCTCTATCTtcagcacttccttactttctgcaGAAAATAATCCAGATTTATCTTGTGCCCTTTCCATCTCCAGCCTGGGAATCAGCCATTTTCCCTGGAGTCCTGGTTCCCATTCAGAGGGGGGAAAAGTGAAACCACGATCTGGGCACTTATTATTTCCTTCAATCATCACAATAAGCCTAACAAGTAGGTATTAgcatatcttcattttacaaaggagacccagagaggttaagtatgttgcccaaggtcacgcagcaGCCCAGCCTTTGAAAGCAGGCAATGGGAATCCAGAGCCCTTGCTCTTCACTCctcctcctacacacacacacacacactctcacacacacagaaaatgttctaaaattgactctGGTATTAGTTGCACAGTTCTCTGAAAAtgattgaattgtacactttaaatgaattAGTCTGACTGACACACACAGAGTGAAAGTGAGGGTTATTTCTACAACTAGATCATTCTTGCTTGCTTTATGATATGCActtctgaatggaaaaaaaaagaatagaaccTATAACCATCCCCCATGAACTGCACAAGGCAGGGCATCCCCTTAGGGAAAGTCACGTGTCATGTGGGGTGTGGGGTTGGGGGTGATCAGCGTCCAGTGTCTTAGCCCTTCCTCTGAAAGCACATAAGCAAATACAAGCTCACAAATACTAGTGAAGGGCAGTTCTCATTCATCTCCTTCGCCCACCTCACTCCACTGCCCTGTACCCAAATGCTGTCCCAGGCTGGGCACCCATCCTAAGGGTGAGAACAACTAAAAAGAAGGTGGAGCTCTACAGATGAAAGGAGATTGGCCTTGGTTTTTAACTGCTAAAGCTGGGCAATGGGTACACGGAGGTTCATGACactattctttctccttttgtaaATGTTTATGATTTTCTGCAATAAAagagtatttataaaataatacatgagAGGAAAGAGGCTGGAAACAGCCGGGTGGAGAGCTGTGAGTGAGCGAGGACATTTGGCTGCTCTCTCCATATTCCTCAGGCCCTCGGAGCAAACCAGCAGGCAGTGTGGGAGACCCTGGGACCCGCCGGCCCGCCACTGCACCCCCCTCCACTGCGCCTCCTCCCCGCCGGGGATGCCCAGCCTGCTGCTCGTCTCCTTGGCCAGCTGCCTGCTGGCCATAAAGCAGGCCAGCCCCATCAGCCGCTGTGACTTGGCCAAGGTGCTGCATGAGGAGGACTTGGATGGGTTTGAGGGCTACTCCCTGAGTGACTGTGAGTgccatcccccccccccaccgcgcCTCCTCACCCGGTCATGCCCTTCGTGGCCAGCTGTCTTTTTCTGTCACTTGTTTTCCCAAGTCAAGTTCAAAAAACAGCCCTCTCCAAGAAGCCTTTCCCAGCATTGCATATTTGTTCAATGATTATTAGTGAGCACTTAGTGTGTCCCAGGAACTCTTTCAGACACTGGGGGTATAGATATCAGCACAGCCCCTTCCCTCACAGTGTTCACATTCTAGGGGGAGAGagagcaataaaaagaaacatacaaatatatgaaGGACTTCCTGGtggtgataaatgctatgaagaagAATAAAGCAGGGGGAGTGATAGGTGACAATTTCTAGAAGAAGtcaaggaaggcctctctgaggaggtgacactgaGCAGTGCTGAACAGAGTGAAGGACCTGGTCCCCCAAACATCTAGGGGAAGAGTATTCCAGACAGAGGAAACAGCCAGTGTAAAGGCTTTATCCTACTCCAAGGTAGAGAAATCGCCCTTCTGCCCAGAATTTGTGCACATCTCTCTCACAGCACTCTCTCCTTTCATCTTGCTTTGTGGGTTTTTTAGGCACAAAGCTTCATTCTTATCCTATAGGTGCCTTGAAGGCAGCATCTGCATTTGATCCAGCTCAATGTCCCTCCCTGGGCTTTGCACAgtttctggcacacagtaggtggtcATTAAGGGCAGAAAGCACGGATGGACAGGTGGACAGATGGGCGGTTGTgctgatgggtgggtggatggactgAAGGATAAGAGGAGACGCTAATGGGTGTTTGTAGCCCGCAAGCCCCATCTAGCCTCTAAGGCCTTGCTCCTTTCTTCCGGTTCCTCATCTCCCTTCCTCCTGCatctcccttctccctcagctTATCCCCCTCTAGAAACCCTCTTCTCCCTGTTCTAAGGGCTGTGCCTGGCTTTCGTGGAAAGTGCCTTCAACATAACAAAGGTAGATGAAAATACCGATGGCAGCTTTGACTACGGCATCTTCCAGATCAACAGCCACTACTGGTGCAACGATTACCAGAGTCACACGGAAAACATTTGCCACGTGGACTGTCAAGGTCTGGCTGGGGCCCCAGGGTGGGAGAGGTGAGAGAGGTGACCAGGTTCTATGTACAGGACTTCCCTTCCTACGCACAACCTGGGAATGACCCCTGTTGGGGTGGCTCAAGGAATCAGGGAATCCCTTTACTGAGTAGAGGGTTTGACTTGTGTCCCTAATTGCGCATCCGTAGGAGTTGCCATGGTGTTCCACAGGCTCCAGACAGGCTCGCACAGCCAGCAGCGgtagagcagcagcagcagccagcatTTATTAAGAGTGGATTATGTCCTCAGCACTTTACATGCGTAGCTCATTTCATCCAACCTGCCATGCAGTatgatccccactttacagatgagcaaattgAGGCTCACAGAACCAGTGCCAAATGCCAAACTGATGGCCCTGAAAGCTCAGCTCTCACCACTAAGTAGTACTGTCTTTGGCTAACAGTCTAATCAAAGGCCAAGGGCAAACTCCCCACCCTGAGCTGATCCAGGAGGCTCCATGGTCCATGACTCAGTCCCTTATCTCCTCGTTTGTTCACCTGAAGAGCCTCCCTCCTTAAGCATGACTTTACCGTGGTCCCTGTGGTTTCCCTAGAAACCTCCAAACCTAGGGGTGAGCCACCATCTACTCTGGCTAGGAAGTATGGTAGCAAACCAGCCCAAATCTCAGGCTTcctgtccctcctgcccccacccgcaGCCACCCCCCAACCTCCAGCAGCCATTGTATGGATGCCCCAGTGGGCCTCTAGGTGGGAGGCCCGCCCCATCTGGAAGTACTCAGCCTCCGGGTGGCACATGCCTGTGCGGGGAGAGCCAGTGACCGCCTCAGTCTTCGGGACTGTCCCCTGTGCTCTCACCAGtactctccctcttcctttcagAACTGCTGAGCCCTAACCTTCTCTCAATCATCAACTGTGCAAAAAAGATTGTGTCCGGAGCAGGGGGCATGAAGAACTGGTGAGGAGGACTCTGTGGGACTAAGCTAGTTGGCAGGGTCTTAAGAAAGATGTGCTGACAGAGAAAGGGACACTAGGCCAGGCCTAGATGTCTTCTACAGTCTAGAAAGATGTGGGCTAGTGGCAGGGCTTGGAACGCTGGGATGTGGCTCTTCCTCTGACTGTGTTAAACCAAACTCTTTTGGCTGCAGTGACAGAACCGCCTGAGCTAACTGAAGGAGTCTGTTCTGAGAGGACAAGGGGTCTTACTGAGCCCACATGAggggtgaggttgggcctcaggAGGAGGACGGAAGCAGGGCTGGAAACCATCAGCAAGCTTTCCTTGGCAGGTTTCTGCTTCTCTTGCTGTATTTGCTTTACGACTTCCTCTGCAGACCAGCTTTCTCTGCTCTACCGTCCACAGGACAATGTCTGCCCTGAATCTATGGGCTAATGTCCCAGGCAACCACACAGAGCCTGGCTAGGCTCAGTCCCAGTCCCAGTGCTTGAGGTAGAGAATCTGATGGGTTCAGCTCAGACCCCGTGTCCCTACTCGGCTCAATCAGCCATAGGCCTGGAAGCAGTGAAGTAATAGAATCCTGTCTGCCACAGGACCCTCTCTCTATAACTGGCTGCAACATTTTCTAGAATAAGTGTGTTGTTCATCAGCTGGGCAGACACCCCAGCTGTCAGCTTACCAACGGTGGACGTTGGGatggttacttaacctctctgaccttcaaactagatatataaataatatggGAAACTGAAAAAACGGAAGGAGTTAAGTGCCTTGCATTCTCTAaaaacacatgcaaaagaattGATGACTATTATGGAGAGAAAGTCAGTGGTTgcccctgggtttttttttttttttcaattactctcAGCCCTGTAACACAGTGCTCTCCTCCTTCAGAGGGAGATAAGGATTCGAAAATGTGgaagcaaataaataataataataataataataaaaatttaaaagcctaTGGGGGGGtgtagagctcaggggtagagtgcatgcttagcatgcaggaggtcctgcgttcaatcctcagtacatctattttaaaaaaaagaaatgtggaagCAAACTGAATGGGGGAAGAGGGCAAACAACACGGATAAGGGAATTGAAAGGAAGAATCAGAGGGGCCAAAGGAGGACAGATTAGACTGCTGGGAGTGAAGGGGATGCTGGGCGTCGCTCTGCGCTGAACCCTCACTAAGTTCCGGGTCACGTGGGCGGGGGAGCAGCTGGTCAGGTGGAAGCAAGAATCAGGCTTTTCTCTCCTCAGGGTAAAATGGAGGCTGCACTGTGCGGGCCGGCCACTCTCCTACTGGATGACAGGATGCCACCTGGGATGAGGCAGGGGACAGGCCTGTGGTGGAGTCACTCCAGAATTCCTCTCCTCACTTCAgaattcttcatttcttcttcctcttgcctccacttcctgttttcttcccttcccGTTTACAAGTAAAACTGACCAGAGCCCCAGAAATAAATGGGTTCTAGGGCTTCGTTCCCGTTACTGTCCAGGCCCAGGCCCCTGGTTCCTTGACTGTCATTTGCAAACCAAGAAGACTGTAATGAAGAAGTTTCTATATTTTTGGAATTATTAAAGCATTCCTTGTGCACAGACtgttaatttattcattattaaTTCCACATGTCTTTGAGTACCTAATAGAGTAGGAGTGTGCTATGGACGAGAAGAGAAAGCATAACTGTTGTTCATAATCCAGCTGGGGAAGCAGAGACACACGTGCATAATGGAGACAAGGAATAGATACATACAATGAATACAATagtaataaaatctataattattGGTTTGAAACAGTATCAGGATCAAAGTTATTCCTCCAAAGCCAACTAGTTTTGAAGTAAGAAAGCTCAGAAGTAGGTCACGGGTGGGGCTAAGGGTCTGGTATATTGAGGTAGAgaagggagtggaggggaggggagaaacggTGCCAGGTGCCAGTTATTTGGGGTACTTTGGGAGAACAGGCTAGAATTCAGATGATTAAAAAAGCTTCAGGATCTGCTTTGCTTGGAAGGTGCTGACATGGAGTAAAACCTGCTTAAGGACACTGCAAAGACAGAAAAGGGACAGTTGGAGGAATGCCCTGGACAGAGCCACCATCAGTCCTGTCTGACTAAACTGGGGTTTTATCTTGAGCCACTCATAACCCTACTCTGAGCTTTAACTCCTTCAGCTATAAAATGAGTGATCTGACTACTCAGTGATTCCCAGGCTTTTGGATTTCGCAGACCagtaatttcaaagaaaaaaaattaagactgtgaAAGATTGCAACATTTTACTTTAATGCCTAAGTATTAATCAAAACAACTATCCTTTATCAGTATCTCTTCATAGGACAATTTTTAGCATCAAATTGAAGGAAGGTCATACTTGTAGGATAATACAAAGGAATAGATTTTGtcctgtggggggaaaaaaaacttaaacCATGATTATattgtccttttcccattttgctgAGAACTAGTAAAAACATCACAGCCGGCATGGGACTGAAGACCATTGTTTGGAAACCTCAAGGGATCTGTTCTATTTCCCCTACAAAATAGCTGACTTTTAGGATACCTAGAACAGCCCTTCTCAGGCACCATGAGCTCCAACGTTGGTGCCCTAATTGGACCAACTTTTTCcaaatttatctctccttctcaTCTTGCCTCCCAACTTTCCACATCACCTGACCTCCACCAGCTCACATACGTAATTCACCAAAATCATGAAGGAAAGTCAGGGAATTCTTTTTAAGGATTTCATGTTAGACAATTGATGGCTTTAATGAGCTATACCTTGATATATTTAAAACTCATGCGAACACTCTTAGGTCAAAGGATTTCATCTTTAGTGGTCACATTCCACAAAGAGTTGggaagtttaaatttttaaagttctgtggGTAGTTAGTGCTAACTACCTAGTACTCCAGTCTTCTGTGGGAGTTTGAAAATCAAGCCAGCTGCTATAAAGATGTCTGCATC
This portion of the Vicugna pacos chromosome 16, VicPac4, whole genome shotgun sequence genome encodes:
- the LOC102545376 gene encoding lysozyme-like protein 6 isoform X2, which produces MPSLLLVSLASCLLAIKQASPISRCDLAKVLHEEDLDGFEGYSLSDWLCLAFVESAFNITKVDENTDGSFDYGIFQINSHYWCNDYQSHTENICHVDCQELLSPNLLSIINCAKKIVSGAGGMKNWVKWRLHCAGRPLSYWMTGCHLG
- the LOC102545376 gene encoding lysozyme-like protein 6 isoform X1, translated to MPSLLLVSLASCLLAIKQASPISRCDLAKVLHEEDLDGFEGYSLSDCALKAASAFDPAQCPSLGFAQFLAHRLCLAFVESAFNITKVDENTDGSFDYGIFQINSHYWCNDYQSHTENICHVDCQELLSPNLLSIINCAKKIVSGAGGMKNWVKWRLHCAGRPLSYWMTGCHLG
- the LOC102545376 gene encoding lysozyme-like protein 6 isoform X3, whose product is MPSLLLVSLASCLLAIKQASPISRCDLAKVLHEEDLDGFEGYSLSDCALKAASAFDPAQCPSLGFAQFLAHRLCLAFVESAFNITKVDENTDGSFDYGIFQINSHYWCNDYQSHTENICHVDCQGLAGAPGWERTAEP